A stretch of Oncorhynchus gorbuscha isolate QuinsamMale2020 ecotype Even-year linkage group LG24, OgorEven_v1.0, whole genome shotgun sequence DNA encodes these proteins:
- the LOC124013268 gene encoding hairy/enhancer-of-split related with YRPW motif-like protein, with translation MKRPYDDYSSPDSDDMDKLIDVGQEDGFCPVTGSMSPVSTSQILARKKRRGIIEKRRRDRINHSLSELRRLVPSAFEKQGSSKLEKAEILQMTVDHLKLLHAMGGKGYLDAQVLAVDYRTLGFRQCVGEVVRYLGSLEGGVDSPDPIGARLVSHLSHCASQLDPLLLQSPPTSSVLPFPPWPWISSYHQMSPVSSPHSPSFSAGRRELARLGSGGYPSRSADTLRLAPLGGQQGSLLGPAHVPSLPSPSSPTLTPSPTHRLTQQSPGASPLLTTPSSSSSSSSSSSSSAPPRVSFRPFAPMGSPAGQRRGMGGSAKAPKTWGTEIGAF, from the exons atgaagagacctTATGATGACTATAGCTCTCCAGACTCTGATGACATGGACAAGCTGATCGATGTGGGACAGGAAGACGGCTTCTG TCCAGTCACTGGGTCCATGTCTCCAGTTAGCACCTCCCAGATTCTGGCccggaagaagagaagaggg ATCATAGagaagagacgcagagacaggaTCAACCACAGTCTGTCAGAGCTTAGAAGACTGGTGCCAAGTGCTTTTGAGAAGCAG GGCTCGTCTAAGCTGGAGAAAGCAGAGATTCTGCAGATGACGGTGGACCACCTTAAGCTGCTGCATGCCATGGGGGGCAAAG ggtaccTTGATGCGCAGGTCCTGGCTGTGGACTATAGGACCCTGGGATTCAGACAGTGTGTAGGAGAGGTGGTGCGGTACCTGGGCTCTTTAGAAGGAGGGGTGGACTCCCCGGACCCTATCGGAGCCCGCCTggtctcccacctctcccactgCGCCAGCCAGCTGGACCCCCTTCTCCTTCAGTCGCCCCCCACCTCCTCCgtcctcccttttcctccctgGCCGTGGATCTCCTCCTATCACCAGATGTCACCTGTCTCGTCTCCccactctccatctttctccgcGGGGCGGAGGGAGCTGGCACGCCTGGGGAGTGGGGGTTATCCATCCCGCTCAGCCGACACCCTGCGTCTCGCCCCCTTGGGGGGCCAACAGGGGTCTCTACTCGGCCCTGCCCATgtgccctctctcccctctccttcctcccctaccctcaccccctcccccactcacagACTCACTCAGCAGTCCCCCGGagcctcacccctcctcaccaccccctcctcttcttcttcttcctcctcctcctcctcttcctctgctccTCCGCGAGTCTCCTTCAGACCTTTTGCCCCTATGGGGTCTCCCGCGGGTCAGCGCAGGGGTATGGGTGGCTCTGCCAAGGCTCCAAAGACCTGGGGGACTGAGATAGGAGCCTTCTGA